The Paraflavitalea devenefica genome contains a region encoding:
- a CDS encoding DUF1501 domain-containing protein yields MATRRGFLKSGGLALFGIGVGGVPTFIARAANSQKIIHPYKRNKILVCIFQRGAMDGLMAVTPFTDPYLKAARPTLFMTAAKGDANGQLIDLDGRFGLHPSMAVFEPLFREKRLAIVHGIGSPNNTRSHFDAQDYMESGTPFNKGTASGWLNRAVGLLGHDATPFRAVSLTSSMPRSFYGDNPSVAISNLQDFAIQMRGNPMGSNVAAKSFEDLYDQTSSSLLNKTGKESFDAIKMLQKTAIKNYKPANNVVYPTSALGNSLKQIAQLIKMDVGLEVAFAESGGWDTHFNQGAVTGIFARNVMDLSNCITAFWNDLSAYQDDVTVMTMTEFGRTVKQNGTAGTDHGRASCNFILGNDVGGGKVHGLVNPLSVENLEDGRDLAVTTDFRAVFSEVADKHLRINNDKALFPDWKGDKIGVMA; encoded by the coding sequence ATGGCTACAAGAAGAGGATTTTTAAAATCAGGTGGTCTGGCCTTATTCGGAATTGGCGTAGGTGGTGTGCCTACCTTCATTGCACGTGCCGCCAATAGTCAGAAGATCATTCATCCGTACAAAAGAAATAAAATACTCGTTTGCATATTCCAGCGCGGCGCTATGGATGGCCTTATGGCCGTAACGCCGTTTACCGATCCATACCTGAAAGCGGCGCGCCCTACCCTGTTCATGACGGCCGCCAAAGGCGACGCCAACGGTCAACTGATAGATCTGGATGGACGTTTCGGTCTCCATCCTTCTATGGCAGTGTTTGAACCCCTGTTCCGGGAAAAACGCCTGGCCATTGTACATGGCATTGGCTCGCCCAACAATACCCGCTCGCACTTTGATGCGCAGGATTATATGGAAAGTGGTACGCCTTTCAACAAAGGCACGGCCAGCGGCTGGCTCAACCGGGCCGTAGGATTGCTGGGACATGATGCTACGCCTTTCCGGGCCGTGAGCCTCACCTCTTCCATGCCACGTTCTTTCTATGGCGACAATCCTTCTGTAGCCATCAGCAACCTGCAGGACTTCGCCATCCAGATGCGGGGCAACCCGATGGGCTCCAATGTAGCCGCCAAAAGCTTTGAAGACCTTTATGATCAAACCTCTTCTTCCCTGCTGAATAAAACCGGTAAGGAAAGCTTTGACGCCATCAAGATGTTGCAGAAAACAGCTATAAAGAATTATAAGCCGGCCAACAATGTGGTGTATCCCACCAGTGCCTTAGGCAACTCCCTGAAACAAATAGCCCAACTTATTAAAATGGATGTGGGACTGGAAGTAGCATTTGCTGAATCCGGCGGCTGGGATACGCATTTCAACCAGGGCGCCGTGACCGGTATCTTTGCACGCAATGTAATGGACCTGAGTAACTGTATAACTGCTTTCTGGAACGACCTCTCCGCTTACCAGGATGACGTAACAGTGATGACGATGACAGAGTTTGGCCGCACCGTAAAACAGAATGGCACGGCAGGCACCGACCACGGAAGGGCTTCCTGCAACTTTATACTGGGCAATGATGTGGGTGGCGGTAAAGTACATGGCCTGGTGAATCCATTGTCAGTAGAGAACCTGGAAGATGGCCGCGACCTCGCTGTTACTACCGACTTCCGGGCCGTATTCAGTGAAGTGGCCGATAAACACCTGCGCATCAACAACGATAAAGCACTCTTCCCCGACTGGAAGGGAGATAAGATTGGTGTGATGGCTTAA
- the moaA gene encoding GTP 3',8-cyclase MoaA, which produces MLIDSYNRVHDYLRISLTDSCNLRCFYCMPDEHITCLPNKQLMQPDEIDHIAGLFVQLGVKKIRLTGGEPLVRKGVGEIIRRLGAYPVELTMTTNGVRLQEFAADLQAAGMRSINISLDTLQADKFMLLTKRDNFQKVYDNIHGMVQLGLRVKVNVVAMKGVNEDEIPAFIALTKELPLHIRFIEFMPFTGNHWEHAKVIGLQEILDIVAQGYSFEPIQHKKHDTAKNFQVAGHAGTFAVISTMTKPFCGDCNRMRLTADGKMKNCLFSQTETDLLGALRRGEDLVPLIKECIWSKAAERGGQFVDDYAHTDPLSIKNRSMIAIGG; this is translated from the coding sequence ATGCTGATCGATTCATATAACAGGGTTCATGATTATCTGCGGATCTCACTGACAGACAGTTGCAACCTCCGTTGCTTTTACTGCATGCCTGATGAACATATTACCTGCCTGCCCAATAAACAACTGATGCAACCGGATGAGATAGACCATATCGCCGGCCTGTTCGTGCAACTGGGTGTGAAGAAGATCAGGCTGACGGGTGGCGAACCCCTGGTACGTAAAGGAGTGGGGGAGATCATCAGGCGCCTCGGCGCTTATCCCGTAGAATTGACGATGACCACGAACGGTGTGCGGCTGCAGGAGTTTGCGGCCGACCTGCAGGCGGCTGGTATGCGCTCCATCAATATCAGCCTGGACACTTTACAGGCCGATAAGTTCATGCTCCTGACCAAAAGGGATAATTTCCAAAAGGTATACGATAATATCCACGGGATGGTGCAACTGGGCTTGCGCGTGAAGGTGAATGTGGTGGCCATGAAAGGAGTGAATGAGGATGAGATACCGGCCTTCATCGCGCTGACAAAAGAACTCCCGCTCCATATCCGTTTTATTGAGTTTATGCCTTTTACCGGCAATCACTGGGAACATGCCAAAGTGATCGGCCTGCAGGAGATACTGGATATTGTAGCGCAGGGGTATTCCTTTGAGCCCATCCAACACAAGAAGCACGATACCGCCAAGAATTTCCAGGTAGCCGGCCATGCAGGCACTTTTGCTGTGATCAGTACAATGACAAAACCTTTCTGTGGTGATTGTAACCGGATGCGCCTCACGGCTGACGGCAAGATGAAGAATTGTCTCTTTTCCCAAACAGAGACCGACCTGCTGGGCGCTTTGCGGCGTGGTGAAGACCTGGTGCCCCTGATCAAAGAATGTATCTGGTCGAAAGCGGCGGAAAGAGGCGGACAGTTTGTAGATGATTATGCCCATACCGATCCGCTGAGCATAAAGAACAGGAGTATGATTGCCATTGGCGGTTGA
- a CDS encoding DUF1624 domain-containing protein → MNHTTPPTRLQSVDLLRGAIMVLMVIDHVRCYTGQPPGGPEPAIFFTRWVTHFCAPVFCFFAGTAAFFYGKKQPDQRKLTSFLFTRGLLLVILELTLVRFFWAFNVDYSEFIFIGILWMLGWSMMGMALLVRLKPLTVGIIGLAIILLQQLFGLLPKAFPSSFQEPFGRFWEFIYSSGLKGPPNVAILYVIVPWIGVMAAGYGFGLILQMEPARRRRICLQIGVGAIAAFIIGGSTRIALGIPDADDTRPFIYRLLDQRKYPASTWYLLMTLGPAIALIPYAEKARGWLARVLTTIGRVPLFYYLLHIPLIHLSALLVNFMQYGITGQEWYGIAPFSAVPPEYKWSLGLLYLVFFIDVVILYVASRWYAGYKQAHPEKRWLTYL, encoded by the coding sequence ATGAATCACACAACTCCCCCCACCCGCCTGCAATCTGTTGATCTGCTGCGCGGCGCCATCATGGTATTGATGGTCATTGACCATGTGCGGTGTTATACAGGGCAGCCACCCGGCGGGCCTGAGCCTGCTATCTTTTTCACCCGCTGGGTCACCCATTTCTGCGCACCGGTCTTTTGTTTCTTTGCCGGTACAGCCGCTTTCTTCTATGGGAAAAAGCAACCCGATCAACGCAAGCTGACCAGCTTCCTCTTTACCCGCGGCCTCTTGCTGGTCATACTGGAGCTTACCCTTGTACGTTTTTTTTGGGCCTTCAACGTGGATTACAGCGAGTTCATCTTTATCGGCATACTCTGGATGCTGGGATGGAGTATGATGGGGATGGCCCTGCTGGTACGGCTCAAACCATTAACCGTAGGTATCATAGGCCTGGCCATCATTCTTTTGCAGCAGTTGTTTGGCTTACTGCCGAAAGCATTCCCGTCCTCCTTCCAGGAACCTTTTGGCCGCTTTTGGGAGTTTATCTATTCCTCCGGACTGAAAGGCCCGCCCAATGTGGCCATACTGTATGTCATTGTTCCCTGGATTGGCGTCATGGCCGCGGGTTATGGCTTTGGCCTTATCCTGCAAATGGAGCCGGCCAGGCGCCGCCGCATTTGCCTGCAGATCGGGGTAGGCGCTATTGCCGCCTTCATCATTGGCGGTAGTACCAGGATCGCGTTAGGTATACCGGATGCCGATGATACCAGGCCCTTTATTTACCGCCTGCTCGACCAGCGCAAATACCCCGCCTCCACCTGGTACCTGCTGATGACACTGGGACCGGCCATTGCCCTTATCCCTTATGCAGAAAAAGCCCGGGGCTGGCTGGCCAGGGTGCTCACCACCATTGGCCGGGTACCCCTGTTTTATTACCTCCTGCATATTCCGCTCATTCATCTCAGCGCGCTATTGGTTAACTTTATGCAGTATGGCATCACCGGGCAGGAATGGTATGGGATCGCCCCCTTTAGTGCTGTTCCGCCGGAATACAAATGGAGCCTCGGATTGCTGTACCTGGTATTCTTTATAGACGTAGTGATCTTGTATGTTGCCAGCCGCTGGTACGCCGGTTATAAACAGGCACACCCGGAAAAGCGATGGCTCACGTATTTGTAA
- a CDS encoding sensor histidine kinase → MRSLFLKGNLFHWLFWGIYIIYGIMDSRPWIMKKGFVWSLQPLLLFFAMIALLLYGNIRFLIPVFLEKKKIVWYIIGLIAIIVLYTYLRSFNQQYWDAQVWPDEPMALNGYLHWNVFNALWFLVMSSLLYYAQKSNEQRQQVKNIQISQLQTELKYLRAQVNPHFLFNGLNTIYGSIDRQNQQARDILLQFADLLRYNLYEADVDWVELEKETLYLQNYVALQRARSDSNVQITLDINVMDGSVKIAPLIFLAFVENAFKYSTRDDNRSNVIKISLQQAPGRIEFTCSNTYEQLEQEAGGIGLSNVMRRLELLYKDHYTLNIMKDQAVYTVHLTLLV, encoded by the coding sequence TTGCGTTCCCTCTTTCTAAAAGGTAATTTATTCCACTGGCTCTTCTGGGGTATTTATATCATCTATGGGATCATGGACTCCCGGCCTTGGATCATGAAAAAAGGTTTTGTGTGGTCCCTGCAGCCCTTGCTGCTCTTTTTTGCCATGATAGCGCTGTTGTTGTATGGAAATATCCGCTTCCTGATACCGGTATTCCTGGAAAAGAAAAAGATCGTATGGTATATTATCGGTCTTATTGCCATTATTGTGCTGTATACTTACCTGCGCAGCTTTAACCAGCAATATTGGGATGCCCAGGTATGGCCGGATGAGCCAATGGCGCTTAATGGTTATTTACACTGGAACGTTTTTAATGCCTTGTGGTTCCTCGTCATGTCGTCCCTGCTGTATTATGCCCAAAAATCGAATGAACAGCGGCAGCAGGTAAAAAATATACAGATATCACAACTGCAAACAGAGCTTAAATACCTGCGGGCGCAGGTAAACCCGCACTTCCTATTCAATGGCCTCAATACGATCTATGGTTCCATTGACCGGCAGAACCAGCAGGCAAGGGATATCCTGTTGCAGTTTGCCGACCTGCTGCGTTACAATCTCTATGAGGCTGATGTAGACTGGGTGGAACTGGAGAAGGAAACTCTTTATCTGCAAAACTATGTGGCGCTGCAAAGGGCCCGGAGCGATAGCAATGTGCAGATAACGCTGGACATCAATGTAATGGATGGGTCAGTAAAAATAGCGCCTTTGATCTTCCTTGCTTTTGTGGAGAATGCTTTTAAATACAGTACCCGGGATGATAACCGGAGCAATGTTATTAAGATATCTTTGCAACAAGCGCCCGGCCGCATTGAATTCACCTGCTCTAATACGTATGAGCAACTGGAGCAGGAGGCAGGCGGCATTGGATTGAGCAATGTGATGCGCAGGCTGGAATTGCTGTACAAGGACCATTATACGCTCAATATTATGAAGGACCAGGCTGTATATACCGTTCACTTAACGCTGCTGGTATGA
- a CDS encoding copper resistance protein NlpE, producing MRYLSIVGCMGVLVVVLLAAHVLPGNRTVAGTAVSGVFEGTSPGVTHARAFLKIPLTDKCDFIKWKLTLLQDDKTKSPATFRLEQEYGFYVDNRTDKTLGQAVIEGRWEITKGIPSKPDAVVYRLYSGPHSIYFVQLDHNLLHFLDADKNPAVGNGGQSFTLSRTGKIIPPMSIYQTLQTSASLTSGIKDSVLVYEGRTPCTAIARELNLPANPECFKLKWLLTLYQDPQTGKPVRYTLKRIFHQQNIIEGTWTVIKGTAADPQTLVYLLDPGKPGYTLYLQKGDDNVLFFLDAKRDLLVGNELFSYTLNRRKLK from the coding sequence ATGAGGTACTTAAGTATTGTTGGCTGCATGGGCGTATTGGTGGTGGTGCTTCTGGCCGCCCACGTATTGCCAGGTAACAGAACGGTTGCCGGCACTGCAGTCTCCGGTGTATTTGAAGGCACCAGCCCGGGAGTGACACACGCAAGAGCCTTTCTTAAAATTCCCCTGACTGACAAATGTGATTTCATCAAATGGAAACTCACTCTTTTACAGGATGATAAAACAAAGAGCCCTGCCACCTTCAGACTGGAGCAGGAATACGGTTTTTATGTTGACAACCGTACCGATAAAACACTCGGACAAGCGGTAATAGAAGGCAGGTGGGAAATCACAAAAGGAATACCCTCAAAACCGGATGCTGTCGTGTACCGGCTTTATTCGGGGCCGCATTCCATTTATTTTGTACAGCTCGATCATAACCTGCTTCATTTCCTGGACGCTGATAAAAATCCGGCAGTTGGCAATGGCGGCCAGAGCTTTACGCTAAGCAGGACCGGCAAGATCATACCGCCTATGTCTATTTATCAAACCTTACAGACGTCTGCCTCACTGACCAGCGGTATAAAAGATTCTGTACTGGTTTATGAAGGCCGAACACCTTGTACGGCTATTGCCAGGGAACTCAACCTGCCTGCCAATCCGGAATGTTTTAAGCTGAAATGGCTTCTTACCTTGTACCAGGACCCTCAAACAGGAAAGCCTGTACGGTACACGTTGAAGCGTATTTTTCATCAGCAAAATATTATTGAAGGTACCTGGACAGTCATAAAGGGAACAGCCGCCGACCCCCAGACCCTTGTTTACCTGCTTGATCCCGGTAAACCCGGCTATACGCTTTACTTACAGAAAGGAGATGACAATGTGCTTTTCTTCCTGGATGCAAAGAGGGACCTGCTGGTGGGGAATGAGCTTTTTAGTTATACCTTGAACAGGAGGAAGCTTAAGTAG
- a CDS encoding DUF1800 domain-containing protein encodes MKNYIRIFYTSFAVLVTGVLLCSFFLRPLDNSSAPFSFPYKKAKLTERQAAAHLLNRFTFGARPGDVDAVVNMGLEKWFRQQLEAKLPDDTLTQLLGSYDALKLSNDEIADIYPRGGQLVRMAIRDGYIHKDSVNASDKKGYKDQLQRYMDEKGLKPMQELYRQLANQKILRATYGENQLQEVLTDFWFNHFNVSLTKNDCGPFVMAYERDAIRPNVLGNFETMLMATAKSPAMLYYLDNFTSMGENMPPANPRTAKAQQQFDQRMEAMESDTSAKAMALKKAQQLRKTRGLNENYAREVMELHTLGVDGGYTQQDVTQAAKILTGWTVYPLNDYGANAARKQLERLGEEKMQKQGYVREGDFLFAANRHDKSAKTVLGKPFKANGGYEEGVELLHMLAHHPSTAKFIARKLAVRFVNDNPPQSLIDKMAQTFLAKEGNIREVLITMATSPEFWSKEALREKTKSPFELAISSVRNLNATITQPYQLYTWVSKMGQRMYYYQAPTGFPDNGKYWINTGSLLNRMNFGLALASNRIPGITVDLYALNNHREPESAEAALETYGKMIMPERDLEASIKRLTPLLNDPELGKKVDEAAGKTTPPQQQTTMMQDNEENTMTEMDETTELMPKKKGGGKKNPNKIPKNPAKNNYAMQYAKGNNNMLSQVVGIIIGSPEFQRK; translated from the coding sequence ATGAAAAATTACATCAGGATCTTTTACACCAGTTTCGCGGTATTGGTAACAGGTGTATTGCTATGCTCCTTCTTCTTGCGTCCGTTAGACAATTCATCAGCTCCCTTTAGTTTTCCTTACAAAAAAGCAAAACTGACCGAAAGGCAGGCCGCCGCCCACCTCCTGAACAGGTTCACCTTTGGCGCCCGTCCCGGCGATGTGGATGCTGTGGTAAATATGGGACTGGAAAAATGGTTCCGGCAACAACTGGAAGCCAAACTACCCGATGACACCCTCACACAGTTGCTGGGTTCCTATGATGCCCTGAAGCTGAGCAATGACGAAATTGCCGACATCTATCCCAGGGGTGGCCAGTTGGTGCGTATGGCCATCCGGGATGGCTATATCCACAAAGACTCCGTGAATGCCAGCGACAAGAAAGGCTATAAGGACCAACTGCAGCGCTATATGGATGAAAAAGGGCTGAAGCCCATGCAGGAACTGTACCGCCAGTTAGCTAACCAGAAGATATTAAGGGCCACCTATGGAGAGAACCAGTTACAGGAAGTGCTCACCGATTTCTGGTTTAACCACTTCAATGTATCCCTCACCAAAAATGATTGTGGCCCGTTTGTCATGGCTTACGAGCGCGACGCCATACGCCCGAATGTACTGGGCAATTTCGAAACCATGCTGATGGCTACGGCCAAATCACCCGCCATGCTGTATTACTTAGACAATTTTACCAGCATGGGTGAAAATATGCCGCCAGCCAATCCGCGGACCGCCAAAGCGCAGCAGCAATTTGATCAACGGATGGAAGCCATGGAATCCGATACCTCCGCCAAGGCCATGGCTTTGAAAAAAGCACAACAATTACGCAAGACCCGGGGACTTAATGAAAACTATGCCCGCGAAGTGATGGAACTGCATACACTGGGTGTGGATGGTGGTTATACCCAACAGGATGTAACACAGGCCGCCAAAATATTAACCGGCTGGACAGTATATCCCCTGAACGATTATGGCGCCAATGCGGCCCGCAAACAGCTTGAAAGACTGGGAGAAGAAAAGATGCAGAAGCAGGGCTATGTACGGGAAGGAGACTTTCTGTTTGCCGCCAACCGTCATGACAAAAGCGCCAAAACAGTATTGGGCAAACCATTTAAAGCCAATGGCGGCTATGAAGAAGGCGTTGAGCTGCTGCACATGCTGGCCCACCACCCTTCTACCGCGAAATTCATTGCCCGCAAACTGGCCGTGCGTTTTGTGAATGACAATCCGCCCCAAAGCCTGATAGATAAAATGGCCCAAACCTTCCTGGCCAAAGAGGGCAATATCCGCGAAGTGCTCATCACCATGGCCACCTCACCGGAGTTCTGGAGTAAAGAAGCGCTGCGGGAAAAAACCAAGTCGCCCTTTGAACTGGCCATCAGTTCGGTGCGCAACCTCAATGCCACCATTACCCAACCTTACCAGTTGTATACCTGGGTAAGTAAGATGGGACAACGGATGTATTATTACCAGGCGCCCACCGGCTTCCCCGATAATGGTAAATACTGGATCAATACCGGCTCCCTGCTCAATCGCATGAACTTTGGCCTGGCGCTGGCTTCTAACCGCATACCAGGCATAACAGTAGACCTCTATGCACTCAATAACCACCGGGAACCGGAAAGTGCCGAAGCAGCACTGGAAACCTATGGCAAAATGATCATGCCGGAGCGCGACCTTGAAGCCTCTATCAAACGGCTCACTCCTTTGCTGAACGATCCGGAGCTGGGTAAGAAAGTAGATGAGGCTGCAGGCAAAACAACCCCGCCACAGCAGCAGACTACCATGATGCAGGACAATGAAGAAAATACGATGACGGAGATGGATGAAACAACGGAACTGATGCCTAAAAAGAAAGGCGGCGGAAAAAAGAATCCCAACAAAATACCCAAAAATCCTGCTAAGAATAACTATGCCATGCAATATGCCAAAGGCAATAACAACATGCTGTCGCAGGTAGTAGGTATCATCATTGGTTCACCGGAATTTCAACGTAAATAA
- a CDS encoding GNAT family N-acetyltransferase: MSTIPVSGQLVLRDASAAQLEQAVAENHRQLFCDNARALGGVVNVADGLTYTYTPANGSAVVFPSLTSGNAGAQLDAMMDFYRANQAQHVGYWSLAPTAPADVGAYLLARGFQPGWEPCWMALDLDVAQTDELAPAKLEIRASNDTPVHDVEGLPYNDTGGPISDALFHTWPEKVQRFVAFLDGVIAGQCCLFFTTGANGIAGMYSVGVVPSMRRKGIGKAIVLAACRYAKEHGYQYVMLNANGMGRPVYERAGFQVIGHGITWWLMGQRYITHPPARHIVSLAEATGRGEIAALEKMGASATPEELNTPLTNGMTLLQLAAHCRQPAAAEWLIEHGASLTALDAWDLGWKERAAALLAAHPPEVNRTYFDWQGTLLHIAAQRGDIALAQLALNAGVDLSIKDKEHDAIALGWAYYFHRREIIALIEKHSAGSGS, from the coding sequence ATGAGTACGATTCCTGTTAGTGGTCAATTAGTTCTCCGGGATGCCAGTGCAGCACAACTGGAGCAGGCTGTTGCTGAGAATCACCGGCAGTTGTTTTGTGACAATGCCAGGGCATTAGGTGGCGTTGTAAATGTTGCTGACGGACTTACCTATACGTATACACCTGCCAACGGTTCGGCTGTTGTATTTCCTTCATTAACTTCCGGGAATGCAGGTGCGCAACTGGATGCGATGATGGATTTCTACCGGGCGAATCAGGCACAACACGTAGGCTATTGGTCACTGGCTCCCACAGCACCTGCTGATGTGGGGGCCTATTTACTGGCCCGCGGCTTTCAGCCGGGATGGGAACCCTGCTGGATGGCCCTGGACCTGGATGTTGCACAAACCGATGAACTGGCGCCGGCAAAGTTGGAAATACGGGCATCTAATGATACCCCTGTGCATGATGTGGAGGGACTTCCTTATAACGATACTGGCGGTCCTATTTCAGATGCCTTATTCCATACCTGGCCCGAAAAGGTACAGCGCTTCGTTGCTTTCCTGGATGGTGTCATCGCAGGGCAATGCTGCCTGTTCTTTACGACCGGTGCCAATGGCATTGCCGGCATGTATAGTGTAGGAGTAGTGCCTTCGATGCGCAGGAAAGGCATTGGCAAAGCGATTGTACTGGCTGCCTGTCGCTATGCCAAAGAGCACGGCTACCAGTATGTGATGCTGAATGCAAATGGTATGGGACGACCCGTCTATGAGCGGGCCGGATTTCAGGTGATTGGTCACGGTATTACCTGGTGGCTGATGGGGCAACGCTATATTACGCATCCACCTGCACGGCACATTGTATCACTGGCAGAAGCAACCGGCAGAGGCGAGATCGCTGCCTTGGAAAAAATGGGTGCATCGGCTACTCCCGAAGAGTTGAATACACCACTCACCAATGGAATGACCCTGTTGCAACTGGCGGCACATTGCCGGCAACCTGCGGCGGCTGAATGGCTTATTGAACACGGGGCATCCCTCACGGCGCTGGATGCGTGGGACCTGGGCTGGAAAGAACGTGCCGCAGCGCTATTGGCTGCCCATCCACCCGAAGTAAACCGCACTTATTTTGACTGGCAGGGCACTTTATTGCATATTGCCGCACAAAGAGGCGATATAGCCCTGGCGCAACTGGCGCTGAACGCCGGTGTTGATCTTTCGATAAAGGATAAGGAGCATGATGCCATAGCATTGGGCTGGGCTTATTATTTTCACCGGAGGGAGATCATAGCACTGATTGAAAAACATAGTGCCGGTTCCGGTTCGTGA
- a CDS encoding SelT/SelW/SelH family protein, translated as MKPTITIEYCPKCGWMLRAAYMAQELLTTFSDDIKSVTLLPSETGGRYAIYINDDIVFDRKETGHFPEIKELKQLVRDVVNPAKSLGHSDKK; from the coding sequence ATGAAACCTACCATTACGATTGAATACTGCCCCAAATGCGGCTGGATGCTGCGGGCCGCCTATATGGCCCAGGAGCTGCTTACTACTTTCAGCGATGACATCAAAAGCGTGACGCTACTGCCCTCCGAAACCGGCGGCCGTTATGCCATCTATATTAATGATGACATTGTATTCGACCGTAAAGAAACCGGTCATTTCCCCGAAATAAAAGAACTGAAACAATTGGTGCGGGACGTTGTAAATCCTGCTAAAAGTCTTGGTCATTCCGATAAGAAATAA
- a CDS encoding LytR/AlgR family response regulator transcription factor: MKKLRCIIVDDEPIARKILQEFVEQVPFLEPAGQFENALKAEAFVQYNKVDIMLLDIEMPKRSGLDYLKGPSIKPLVILTTAFPQYALEGYELDIIDYLLKPVAFSRFLKAVQKAKEYTDLRDATAPPTLPSWIFVRSDKRIEKIELKDILYIESLGNYVNIYTDQKKILAYLTLKGLEGQLPALEFMKVHQSFLVNCARIDAIEGNTIRMKDKTLPVSRNYRDALMQMVEQRLLKR; this comes from the coding sequence ATGAAGAAACTACGCTGTATCATTGTGGACGATGAACCCATCGCCCGGAAAATATTGCAGGAGTTCGTGGAGCAGGTGCCTTTCCTGGAACCTGCCGGCCAGTTTGAGAATGCTTTGAAAGCAGAAGCCTTCGTGCAGTACAACAAGGTGGATATTATGCTGCTCGATATTGAGATGCCCAAACGCTCGGGGCTTGATTATCTCAAAGGCCCCTCCATAAAACCCCTGGTTATTCTCACCACGGCCTTTCCGCAATATGCACTGGAAGGGTATGAGCTGGATATTATTGATTACCTGTTGAAACCGGTTGCCTTCAGCCGGTTTTTAAAGGCGGTACAGAAAGCCAAAGAGTATACCGATCTCCGCGACGCTACCGCACCGCCCACACTTCCCTCCTGGATCTTTGTGCGAAGCGACAAACGGATTGAGAAGATTGAACTGAAAGACATCCTGTATATTGAAAGCCTGGGCAATTATGTAAATATCTATACAGATCAGAAGAAGATACTGGCTTATCTTACCCTGAAAGGGCTGGAAGGACAGTTGCCGGCCCTTGAGTTTATGAAAGTCCACCAGTCATTCCTCGTCAACTGTGCCCGTATTGATGCCATTGAAGGCAATACCATCCGGATGAAAGACAAAACCCTTCCCGTGAGCCGTAATTACCGCGACGCCCTGATGCAAATGGTAGAGCAAAGATTACTCAAACGATAG
- a CDS encoding GNAT family N-acetyltransferase produces MKLNHAIGRFIMGLRRPSKTTNMRRLREWGETMESFTIREVTENDLPALAALHVQTWNDTYWTVRNPPTIEIREYQWREQFTVKDGSWFCYVVQNREGRLIGFAKGLVYNHADLPDFGGELSKIYLLLEYQRLGLGRLLMGYVARRFLSQGITSMVLFGIPQNPSCRFHEALHGERLYSKKGEFHGGYGWRDLQKLAEICPVD; encoded by the coding sequence ATGAAACTGAATCACGCCATAGGACGTTTTATCATGGGACTCAGAAGGCCTTCCAAAACTACCAATATGCGCCGGCTGCGTGAGTGGGGCGAAACGATGGAATCATTTACCATCCGGGAAGTTACTGAAAATGACCTGCCTGCATTGGCAGCCCTGCATGTACAAACCTGGAATGATACCTACTGGACAGTGAGGAACCCGCCCACCATTGAGATCCGCGAATACCAGTGGCGCGAGCAGTTTACCGTAAAGGATGGAAGCTGGTTCTGTTACGTTGTTCAGAACCGTGAAGGCAGGCTCATCGGGTTTGCCAAAGGATTAGTATATAATCATGCCGACCTGCCGGATTTTGGCGGGGAACTCAGTAAGATCTACCTGTTGCTGGAATACCAGCGTCTCGGACTGGGCCGGTTGCTGATGGGATATGTGGCACGTCGCTTTCTGAGCCAGGGCATTACCTCTATGGTATTATTTGGTATACCCCAAAACCCTTCCTGCCGTTTTCATGAAGCACTGCATGGCGAAAGATTGTATAGTAAGAAAGGAGAATTTCATGGCGGCTATGGCTGGCGCGATCTGCAAAAACTGGCAGAGATCTGTCCTGTTGATTAA